In the genome of Pseudoglutamicibacter cumminsii, one region contains:
- the rlmB gene encoding 23S rRNA (guanosine(2251)-2'-O)-methyltransferase RlmB codes for MSAPRKAPRNRKGPSKGSGGKNKRALEGRGPTPKAEDRVYHKAHRAKLLRERSQNKQGNRRQQTGGRRFSEEHVNGRNAVLEALQADIPAKALYVATQIDVDDRVREALKLAAQRRIPILEATKPELDRLTDGSVHQGIAMQIPPYEYPDAATSLADAMENYRNGTAGAPLVVALDGITDPRNLGAIIRSASAFGAGAIVIPERRTVGVTATAWKTSAGAAARVPVARATNLTQVLRQAKQDGFYVLGLDGGGDVSLPDLELAKEPLIVVVGNEGKGLSRLVSETCDQIVSIPISASMESLNASMAAGITLYEIANKRRASQN; via the coding sequence ATGTCGGCGCCACGTAAGGCACCACGTAACCGTAAGGGGCCCTCTAAGGGCAGTGGCGGTAAGAACAAACGTGCGTTGGAAGGCCGCGGTCCGACTCCTAAAGCGGAGGATCGCGTTTATCACAAGGCGCATCGTGCCAAGCTTTTGCGGGAGCGTTCGCAGAATAAGCAGGGGAACCGTCGCCAGCAGACCGGTGGCCGCCGTTTCTCTGAGGAGCATGTGAACGGTCGCAACGCGGTGTTGGAGGCATTGCAGGCTGATATCCCGGCGAAGGCTCTGTATGTCGCTACCCAGATTGATGTGGATGACCGCGTCCGGGAGGCCTTGAAGCTCGCGGCTCAGCGTCGAATCCCTATTCTTGAGGCAACGAAGCCTGAGCTGGATCGTTTGACGGATGGTTCGGTTCACCAGGGCATTGCTATGCAGATCCCGCCATATGAGTATCCGGATGCGGCAACGAGCCTCGCTGATGCGATGGAGAACTACCGAAACGGTACGGCCGGCGCTCCTTTGGTTGTTGCTTTGGATGGCATTACCGATCCACGCAACTTGGGCGCGATCATCCGTTCCGCATCGGCGTTCGGTGCTGGAGCTATCGTGATTCCGGAGCGCCGCACTGTCGGTGTCACGGCTACTGCATGGAAGACTTCGGCGGGGGCTGCGGCTCGCGTGCCGGTTGCTCGAGCAACGAACCTCACCCAGGTTTTGCGTCAGGCCAAGCAGGATGGCTTCTATGTTTTGGGCTTGGATGGTGGTGGCGATGTGTCTCTGCCTGACCTGGAGCTAGCTAAGGAACCGTTGATTGTTGTTGTTGGCAACGAGGGCAAGGGCTTGTCCCGCTTGGTTTCCGAGACGTGCGATCAGATTGTGTCGATTCCTATCAGCGCATCGATGGAATCGCTGAACGCCTCGATGGCTGCGGGGATCACGCTGTACGAGATCGCGAATAAGCGACGAGCGTCACAGAATTAA
- a CDS encoding FAD-binding dehydrogenase: MDADVIVVGAGLAGLVAAREAIRGGLSVVVVDQENRQNLGGQAFWSFGGMFLIDTPQQRRLGVRDSAELAHSDWTGTAGFDRFDEEGGLGQDRWARRWAYEYVEFAAGEKASYLAEHGIKFTPVVGWAERGGSVADGHGNSVPRFHVPWGTGTGIVKPFINFALQAEKDGKLRFNFRHRVTGLLTEGGRVVGVEGDILESSARDRGRASSRVATGTFTLKAPAVVMATGGIGANAELVRANWPERLGTAPKNMICGVPEYVDGSGLIAAEAAGARWVNKDRMWHYTEGIINYDPVWPNHGIRILPGPTPMWFDARGRRLPHPNLPGYDTLETLKYLRTTEDIKDYDHSWFIVNERILAKEFALSGSEQNPDITSGKVSRVIASRLSSGIHGPVRRFQRRGQDFLTAETLEQLVPKMNELVGEELIDVDHLREQIEARDLQIDNPFSKDAQIQGIHNSRAFRGDRMIRTTKPHKLLDPAAGPLVAVRLNILTRKSLGGLQTDLASRVIGADGDTLPGLWAAGEAAGFGGGGVHGYRALEGTFLGGAVFSGLLAGRSLTETLRG; this comes from the coding sequence ATGGACGCAGACGTCATTGTTGTTGGTGCTGGCTTAGCGGGACTCGTCGCCGCCAGGGAAGCTATTCGCGGCGGCCTGTCTGTTGTCGTCGTTGACCAAGAGAACCGACAGAACCTGGGCGGACAAGCGTTCTGGTCCTTCGGCGGTATGTTCCTCATCGACACCCCGCAACAGCGTCGACTAGGCGTTAGAGACTCTGCGGAACTTGCACACTCCGACTGGACTGGAACGGCGGGCTTCGACCGCTTCGATGAAGAAGGCGGTCTAGGGCAAGACAGGTGGGCACGCCGATGGGCCTACGAATACGTTGAGTTCGCGGCTGGGGAGAAGGCCTCATATCTGGCCGAACATGGCATCAAGTTCACCCCGGTCGTCGGATGGGCGGAACGCGGCGGCTCAGTTGCGGACGGCCACGGCAATTCCGTTCCACGCTTCCACGTCCCATGGGGCACCGGCACTGGCATCGTGAAGCCGTTCATCAACTTCGCGCTGCAAGCCGAGAAAGACGGCAAGCTACGCTTCAACTTCCGCCACCGCGTCACCGGTCTGTTGACGGAAGGTGGCCGCGTCGTCGGGGTTGAAGGCGACATACTTGAGAGCTCGGCACGCGACCGCGGACGCGCATCCAGCCGCGTTGCCACCGGAACGTTCACGCTCAAGGCACCGGCCGTCGTTATGGCGACGGGCGGTATCGGCGCCAACGCCGAGCTGGTACGCGCGAACTGGCCTGAACGGCTCGGGACTGCGCCGAAGAACATGATCTGCGGGGTCCCGGAATACGTCGACGGTTCGGGCCTGATCGCGGCGGAAGCCGCAGGCGCACGATGGGTCAACAAGGACCGTATGTGGCACTACACGGAGGGGATCATCAACTATGACCCCGTGTGGCCGAATCACGGGATTCGGATTCTTCCTGGCCCGACGCCGATGTGGTTCGATGCGCGAGGAAGGCGCCTTCCGCACCCGAACCTTCCGGGCTATGACACGCTGGAGACGCTCAAATACCTTCGGACCACGGAGGACATTAAGGACTATGACCATTCGTGGTTCATCGTCAACGAGCGGATCCTTGCGAAAGAATTCGCGCTGTCCGGATCCGAGCAGAACCCTGACATCACGTCGGGCAAAGTGAGCCGAGTCATCGCTTCTCGTTTGTCTTCCGGCATCCATGGTCCGGTGCGTCGTTTCCAGCGCCGCGGACAAGATTTCTTGACGGCCGAGACGCTCGAGCAGCTCGTGCCGAAGATGAACGAGCTCGTGGGGGAAGAACTCATCGACGTAGATCATCTTCGGGAGCAGATCGAGGCGCGCGACCTGCAGATCGACAACCCGTTCTCGAAAGACGCGCAAATCCAAGGGATTCACAACTCACGCGCTTTCCGCGGCGACCGGATGATCCGTACAACCAAGCCGCACAAGCTCCTGGATCCAGCGGCAGGACCGCTGGTTGCTGTGCGTTTGAACATCTTGACCCGCAAGTCTCTGGGCGGGCTGCAGACTGACCTCGCCTCCCGCGTCATCGGTGCTGATGGAGACACCCTTCCGGGCCTCTGGGCGGCGGGCGAGGCCGCTGGCTTCGGGGGCGGCGGCGTGCACGGCTACCGTGCGCTCGAGGGGACATTCCTCGGAGGGGCTGTGTTCTCGGGGCTGCTAGCGGGCCGCTCGCTCACTGAAACGCTACGCGGATGA
- a CDS encoding DsbA family protein, protein MAKNPARSSNKDRVQAAREHAEQQRIATQKAQRRRANLIKAIIAAIVLVVVAVAVVIIIGLKNKGEDQYAEGPYPKTGNEVGGVLFTGPTEAKATNLTGKVKRPEGDNPLPSEKVNISGVDKNATPVQVIVYADPACPHCYEFEKGWGPTLKQHLEAGKITLEQRMVPYLDRGSPSNYSSRSINMLACVADSKPEAYSAVLNELFEVTMSQGEQKNQELIDLAKKHGVDGNIDSCVTDGTFRPWVAHADRQAREDGVSGTPSVFVNGERWDGKKNPDFGGWLQGKIDAAGKDGDAKRSNAKDDK, encoded by the coding sequence ATGGCAAAGAATCCAGCGCGCTCCTCGAATAAGGACCGTGTGCAGGCAGCCCGCGAACACGCGGAGCAGCAGCGCATCGCAACGCAGAAGGCTCAGCGCCGCCGCGCGAACCTGATCAAGGCAATCATCGCCGCTATTGTGCTGGTCGTTGTTGCGGTAGCCGTGGTGATCATCATCGGCCTCAAGAACAAGGGCGAGGATCAGTACGCGGAAGGTCCATACCCGAAGACCGGTAACGAAGTTGGCGGCGTGCTTTTCACGGGCCCAACAGAGGCAAAGGCTACGAACCTTACCGGCAAGGTCAAACGTCCAGAAGGTGACAACCCTCTGCCATCTGAAAAGGTCAACATCAGCGGCGTTGATAAGAACGCGACGCCTGTTCAGGTTATCGTCTACGCGGACCCTGCATGCCCTCACTGCTACGAGTTTGAAAAAGGCTGGGGCCCAACGTTGAAACAGCACCTCGAGGCAGGCAAAATCACGCTCGAGCAACGAATGGTCCCGTACCTGGACCGTGGCTCACCAAGTAACTACTCGTCCCGTTCTATCAACATGCTCGCATGCGTCGCTGACTCCAAGCCGGAAGCTTACAGCGCAGTCTTGAATGAACTGTTCGAGGTCACTATGTCCCAGGGCGAGCAGAAGAACCAGGAACTGATTGACCTTGCCAAGAAGCACGGCGTCGACGGCAACATCGACAGCTGCGTCACCGACGGAACGTTCCGTCCATGGGTTGCGCACGCTGACCGCCAGGCTCGTGAAGATGGCGTTAGCGGCACCCCGAGCGTATTCGTCAACGGCGAACGTTGGGACGGCAAAAAGAACCCAGATTTCGGCGGCTGGCTGCAGGGCAAGATCGATGCCGCAGGTAAGGACGGCGACGCAAAGCGCAGTAACGCTAAGGACGATAAGTAG
- a CDS encoding threonine/serine ThrE exporter family protein, translated as MTDRQNSRQPRFRRKNKNLPNTQPHQAGVDRDVPHPTTFDPNIPLPAVPPPSIRDIANDNDEILREESRANPTHANPTHAEPAHAESTDAEVAGVEVVDPSHRADTSATSVWTVAQRQGSILRSLEAVQITQDQTPVADPAHAADGERPASIVSIGEIAPQEAGRPHKKKGPRGVRSPHRRGKTTAAEKASGRKQKTKVSDTEQRATTAPLVRGLRGMFQGEAPATTTFNIVDRLIGSPFEQAAARTDPQAEAEKEAENVRRAMRFALDIAELMLRWGSGAQEVETAIIAVTASSGLRHIDVDITNQSIHLNWTPPEGMPVSVMRVVRSFSDNYKSLAALHQLVADIAAGRIEIEAAQARMRAIRRYRHPYSATVTFIGSLAFATLFVVFIGGGWRAATAVFFTQAFISTVTRLNIKWRVPEFFNVASSTLLATVIALLLYNYEIIRNPEMVVAGGLMLILPAGRFVSAVQDAIYGFPLTAVSRLFSALIIYAAIITGVMAGAYVAASFNLSEIDLARPPAANDLPFWVLTLLAVFAVLSGAVIQQVAPMHLLPIALVVVAGYSTYWVFAHSLNVGPRATPAVAAAVMGLLARLIAQRLNIPSLILIVPSIIIMLPGLAIFRSMYAMVQQAEGISTSIAGMVVSFSIIMAIAVGAAFGDLLARPFTAGLNLAYKQRTRRR; from the coding sequence ATGACCGACCGTCAGAACTCACGCCAGCCACGCTTCCGCCGCAAGAACAAGAATCTCCCCAACACCCAGCCCCACCAAGCTGGCGTCGACCGGGACGTGCCTCACCCGACCACATTCGACCCCAACATTCCGCTACCTGCCGTCCCTCCGCCATCGATACGCGACATCGCTAACGACAACGACGAGATTCTCCGCGAAGAATCGCGTGCAAACCCGACACATGCAAACCCGACGCATGCAGAACCGGCTCATGCAGAGTCGACTGATGCAGAAGTCGCCGGCGTAGAAGTAGTCGACCCGTCACATCGGGCCGACACCTCGGCGACCTCCGTCTGGACAGTTGCGCAACGCCAAGGTTCCATCCTTCGCTCGCTTGAAGCCGTCCAAATCACGCAAGACCAGACACCCGTAGCTGACCCCGCCCACGCCGCTGACGGTGAGCGGCCCGCGAGCATCGTATCGATAGGCGAAATTGCGCCGCAAGAAGCCGGCCGACCGCACAAAAAGAAGGGCCCCCGCGGAGTCCGGTCACCACACCGTCGCGGGAAAACGACCGCCGCAGAGAAAGCCAGCGGCCGGAAACAGAAAACCAAGGTAAGCGATACAGAACAGCGTGCGACGACGGCCCCACTCGTGCGCGGTCTTCGCGGCATGTTCCAAGGGGAAGCGCCTGCGACAACCACGTTCAACATCGTCGACAGGCTCATTGGTTCGCCGTTTGAACAAGCCGCCGCCCGTACCGACCCGCAAGCAGAGGCCGAAAAAGAAGCCGAGAATGTACGACGCGCAATGCGGTTCGCGCTCGACATCGCTGAACTCATGTTGCGGTGGGGCTCCGGCGCTCAAGAAGTAGAGACCGCGATCATCGCCGTCACCGCGTCATCCGGTCTGCGGCACATCGACGTCGACATCACCAACCAGTCGATCCACCTCAACTGGACCCCTCCAGAAGGCATGCCGGTCTCCGTGATGCGGGTCGTGCGGTCCTTCTCCGATAACTACAAATCGCTTGCCGCACTCCACCAGCTTGTCGCTGACATCGCGGCAGGGCGTATAGAAATCGAAGCCGCGCAAGCCCGCATGCGAGCGATCCGCCGCTACCGGCATCCGTACTCCGCGACCGTCACGTTCATCGGAAGCCTCGCGTTCGCAACACTCTTCGTCGTGTTCATCGGCGGCGGATGGCGCGCGGCAACTGCGGTGTTCTTCACCCAAGCGTTCATCTCCACCGTGACACGGCTCAACATCAAGTGGAGAGTCCCGGAATTCTTCAACGTCGCATCAAGCACACTGCTCGCGACAGTCATTGCGTTGCTTCTCTACAACTACGAGATCATCAGAAACCCGGAGATGGTGGTCGCCGGCGGGCTCATGCTGATCCTGCCCGCGGGCAGGTTCGTTTCCGCGGTCCAAGACGCGATCTACGGGTTCCCGCTCACCGCGGTCTCCAGGCTCTTCTCGGCACTGATCATCTACGCGGCCATTATCACCGGCGTCATGGCCGGCGCCTACGTCGCTGCATCCTTCAACCTGAGCGAAATCGACCTCGCCCGTCCGCCAGCAGCTAACGACCTCCCGTTCTGGGTGCTTACGCTCCTCGCAGTCTTCGCAGTCCTTAGCGGGGCGGTCATCCAACAGGTTGCACCGATGCACTTGCTGCCGATCGCGCTCGTGGTCGTCGCAGGCTACTCGACGTACTGGGTCTTCGCTCACAGCCTCAACGTTGGGCCGCGAGCAACCCCAGCGGTTGCCGCCGCAGTCATGGGCCTGCTTGCACGCCTCATCGCCCAACGGCTCAACATCCCTTCGCTGATCCTGATCGTGCCATCGATCATCATCATGCTGCCCGGGCTTGCGATCTTCCGGTCGATGTACGCGATGGTTCAGCAAGCCGAAGGTATCTCGACCTCGATAGCGGGCATGGTCGTCTCGTTCTCGATCATCATGGCGATCGCAGTCGGCGCGGCCTTCGGTGATCTGCTCGCACGCCCATTCACTGCAGGCCTCAACCTCGCATACAAACAGCGCACCCGCCGACGCTAA
- a CDS encoding uracil-DNA glycosylase has product MSSVPDDRSMPASAPPAVVVPTSAEVSADPSGWFPQWRERWMGWGVAPAWCDVLAGLGPQLGRVGDELASRLASGERILPAPQHVFRALSVPPEDVRVLIIGQDPYPTEGHPIGLAFACDASVRPLPRSLVNIYRELADDVGLAPAGHGDLSRWLAQGVMLLNTSLTVARGEAGSHSRIGWHEITGAVVAELGRRGSDGQGGAPVAVLWGRHAQGFAPLLERHPVIESAHPSPLSARRGFFGSRPFSRANEALVSMGYDPIDWTV; this is encoded by the coding sequence ATGAGTTCTGTGCCTGATGACCGTTCTATGCCGGCTAGCGCGCCTCCGGCAGTGGTTGTCCCGACGAGCGCTGAGGTTTCCGCTGATCCTTCGGGCTGGTTTCCGCAGTGGCGTGAGCGGTGGATGGGTTGGGGCGTCGCCCCGGCGTGGTGCGATGTGTTGGCTGGCTTGGGTCCGCAGTTGGGCCGCGTGGGTGATGAGTTGGCGTCCCGCCTTGCCTCGGGTGAACGGATTCTGCCGGCTCCGCAGCATGTGTTCCGTGCGTTGTCTGTCCCTCCCGAGGATGTCCGGGTCCTGATTATCGGGCAGGACCCTTACCCTACTGAGGGGCATCCGATCGGGTTGGCTTTCGCATGCGATGCGTCGGTGCGTCCGTTGCCGCGTAGCTTGGTGAACATTTACCGTGAGCTTGCCGACGATGTGGGGCTCGCTCCCGCGGGGCACGGTGATCTTTCGCGGTGGTTGGCTCAGGGCGTGATGCTTTTGAACACGTCGCTCACGGTGGCCAGGGGTGAGGCGGGGTCTCATTCTCGTATTGGTTGGCATGAGATCACGGGAGCGGTGGTTGCGGAGCTGGGCCGGCGCGGGTCGGATGGGCAGGGTGGAGCCCCGGTTGCTGTTTTGTGGGGGCGGCATGCGCAGGGTTTCGCGCCGTTGCTTGAAAGGCATCCGGTGATTGAGAGCGCGCATCCGTCGCCGTTGTCGGCGCGCCGCGGTTTCTTTGGTTCGCGTCCGTTTTCTCGCGCGAATGAGGCGCTGGTTTCGATGGGGTATGACCCGATCGATTGGACTGTTTAG
- a CDS encoding DUF3263 domain-containing protein, whose amino-acid sequence MAETPHTPHSAEDETLTELKRGILDFEKKSFKYSGAKEDAIHERFGLTTTQYYQILNGLIDQPAARRYAPYVVERLHQQRTARTAGAGGTRSTRARSTRTPSKRMNG is encoded by the coding sequence GTGGCTGAAACACCTCACACCCCGCACTCTGCAGAAGACGAGACTCTCACCGAACTGAAACGCGGGATCCTCGACTTCGAAAAGAAAAGCTTTAAATATAGCGGTGCGAAAGAAGACGCGATTCACGAACGCTTCGGGCTCACCACGACTCAGTATTATCAGATCCTTAACGGGCTCATTGACCAGCCGGCGGCTCGGCGCTACGCGCCCTACGTTGTGGAACGACTGCACCAACAGCGAACCGCGCGGACCGCAGGTGCCGGCGGGACACGGTCGACGCGCGCGCGGTCAACGCGCACACCGTCGAAGCGAATGAACGGATAG
- a CDS encoding LytR C-terminal domain-containing protein codes for MGKRYPTDEFDSVPQTPKRAGAHRSWAVFPHPAKRLRSILIVGAFVLAVGILMFTVVRPWSAEAFGDLKKDEQQTEQPQASGSEEESPSAGPSDEPTGESSASDGAESDGPSDAADTSASASEDAESDAPSEEELAVPLWVYNANGNAALTQDAVTHLTEEGFQPVAGGQWSRIEDTSTVYYKNEADGALAAKIAGKLKISGTYQHQNIPQDITVVIGSDYTPR; via the coding sequence ATGGGCAAGCGATACCCCACCGACGAATTCGATTCAGTCCCCCAGACACCCAAGCGGGCAGGTGCCCACAGATCTTGGGCTGTATTCCCGCACCCAGCCAAGCGTCTGCGTTCCATCCTGATCGTCGGAGCTTTCGTGCTAGCGGTGGGGATCCTGATGTTCACCGTGGTGCGGCCGTGGTCAGCAGAAGCTTTCGGTGACCTCAAAAAAGACGAACAACAGACCGAACAACCTCAAGCGTCTGGTTCCGAAGAGGAGAGCCCTTCGGCCGGGCCGAGCGATGAGCCAACCGGGGAGTCATCCGCTTCCGACGGGGCCGAATCTGATGGGCCCAGCGATGCGGCGGATACCAGCGCATCTGCGAGCGAGGACGCTGAAAGCGACGCCCCGAGCGAAGAAGAACTCGCCGTGCCTCTCTGGGTATACAACGCAAACGGCAACGCCGCGTTGACTCAAGACGCCGTAACCCACCTCACAGAAGAAGGCTTCCAGCCCGTAGCGGGCGGACAGTGGAGCCGAATCGAAGACACAAGCACGGTGTACTACAAGAATGAAGCCGATGGCGCGCTCGCCGCGAAGATCGCCGGGAAACTCAAGATTTCGGGCACCTACCAGCACCAGAACATCCCGCAAGACATCACAGTGGTGATCGGGAGCGACTACACGCCGCGCTAG
- the groL gene encoding chaperonin GroEL (60 kDa chaperone family; promotes refolding of misfolded polypeptides especially under stressful conditions; forms two stacked rings of heptamers to form a barrel-shaped 14mer; ends can be capped by GroES; misfolded proteins enter the barrel where they are refolded when GroES binds): MAKTIAFDEEARRGLESGLNQLADAVKVTLGPRGRNVVLEKKWGAPTITNDGVSIAKEIELEDPYEKIGAELVKEVAKKTDDVAGDGTTTATVLAQALVKEGLRNVAAGADPIAIRRGIEKAVEAVTEQLLASAKEIETKEEIAATASISAGDKQIGELIAEALDKVGKEGVITVEESNTFGLDLELTEGMRFDKGFISAYFVSDAERQETVLEDPYILIVNSKISAVKDIVPVLEKVMQSGKPLLIIAEDVEGEPLATLVVNKLRGTFKSVAVKAPGFGDRRKAMLADIAILTGGQVISEEVGLSLENTTLDMLGTARKVVVTKDETTIVEGAGSAEEIAGRVAQLRAELDATESDYDREKLQERLAKLAGGVAVLKAGAATEVELKERKHRIEDAVRNAKAAVDEGIVPGGGVALIQAGEKAFSGLNLEGDEATGANIVKVAIEAPLKQIALNAGMEPGVVVDKVRGLEPGFGLNAATGEYVNLLEDGVNDPVKVTRSALQNAASIAGLFLTTEAVVADIPEKTPEMPGADQMGGMGMM; encoded by the coding sequence ATGGCAAAGACCATTGCATTCGACGAGGAAGCACGCCGCGGACTCGAATCCGGCCTCAACCAGCTGGCCGACGCCGTCAAGGTAACCCTTGGCCCACGCGGCCGTAACGTTGTTCTGGAGAAGAAGTGGGGCGCACCCACCATCACCAACGACGGCGTCTCCATCGCAAAGGAAATCGAACTCGAAGACCCATACGAGAAGATCGGCGCCGAGCTCGTCAAGGAAGTAGCTAAGAAGACCGACGACGTAGCAGGCGACGGCACGACGACCGCTACCGTGCTGGCCCAGGCCCTCGTGAAGGAAGGCCTGCGCAACGTAGCAGCCGGCGCTGACCCGATCGCGATCCGCCGCGGTATCGAAAAGGCCGTCGAAGCAGTTACCGAGCAGCTGCTCGCTTCCGCTAAGGAAATTGAAACCAAGGAAGAGATTGCGGCAACCGCATCGATCTCCGCAGGTGACAAGCAGATTGGTGAACTGATCGCCGAAGCCCTCGATAAGGTAGGCAAGGAAGGCGTCATCACCGTCGAAGAGTCCAACACCTTCGGCCTCGACCTCGAACTCACCGAGGGTATGCGCTTCGACAAGGGCTTCATCTCCGCGTACTTCGTCTCCGACGCCGAGCGCCAGGAGACCGTGCTTGAAGACCCATACATCCTGATCGTCAACTCGAAGATCTCCGCAGTCAAGGACATCGTTCCAGTTCTCGAGAAGGTCATGCAGTCCGGTAAGCCACTGCTGATCATCGCTGAGGATGTTGAGGGCGAGCCTCTGGCAACTCTGGTTGTCAACAAGCTGCGCGGCACCTTCAAGTCCGTTGCGGTCAAGGCTCCAGGCTTCGGCGACCGCCGCAAGGCAATGCTCGCTGACATTGCGATCCTGACCGGCGGCCAGGTCATCTCCGAAGAGGTTGGCCTCTCGCTCGAGAACACGACCCTGGACATGCTGGGCACCGCCCGCAAGGTTGTTGTCACCAAGGACGAAACCACGATCGTTGAGGGCGCAGGCTCCGCCGAGGAGATCGCCGGCCGCGTCGCACAGCTGCGCGCCGAACTGGACGCAACCGAGTCCGACTACGACCGCGAGAAGCTCCAGGAGCGCCTCGCTAAGCTCGCAGGCGGCGTCGCCGTCCTCAAGGCCGGCGCGGCAACCGAGGTTGAGCTCAAGGAACGCAAGCACCGCATCGAAGACGCCGTTCGCAACGCGAAGGCAGCCGTCGACGAGGGCATTGTCCCAGGTGGTGGGGTTGCGTTGATCCAGGCAGGCGAGAAGGCATTCTCGGGCCTCAACCTGGAAGGCGACGAAGCGACCGGCGCGAACATCGTCAAGGTTGCCATCGAGGCTCCGCTCAAGCAGATCGCGCTCAACGCAGGCATGGAGCCAGGCGTTGTTGTTGACAAGGTTCGCGGCCTCGAGCCAGGCTTTGGCCTCAACGCTGCAACCGGCGAATACGTCAACCTCCTCGAGGACGGCGTGAACGACCCAGTCAAGGTGACCCGTTCCGCACTGCAGAACGCGGCATCCATCGCTGGCCTGTTCCTCACCACCGAGGCTGTTGTTGCTGACATCCCGGAGAAGACCCCAGAGATGCCAGGCGCCGACCAGATGGGCGGCATGGGCATGATGTAA